The window ATGTCCGCGGACACCAGATTtatttccaaaagaagcatTCAGTGTGGCACCACATTTTCACTCCAATTCAATGAGAAAAACGTATCTTGTTTGATGAACGAGGGATGAAAAAAACATTATACTCACCGGTCGAAGGGTCCACATGCACAAAGAAACTAGCTGCGACAATGAGATAGCACAGGATAAGCATCAAGCCTTTTAGATAATTTGACTTCCCTTCCTGCAAGAAAGAATGCAAAGTTTGTGGAGTCATAAATCATGATTATCGAGCTGTATGGCCTTACATGTAAATGTCAATGGCACAATTATGCCCCCGAAAAAGGATTTGATAATATTAGTAgaccatttaaaaattaagtcACGATTTCATCTGTTAGCTTAAACTAATAGATTAGCTggcaatcttcaagaaattgtACATAGGAACACCACAGGAGCTCCTGCATGTGTATCTCTCTAGACTCTTAGTTTTCATTTCCACTTATCAATCCCAATGCTCTGAACTTAGGCCAAATCTCAGCCTAAGGGTTGTAGGGAGTGTCACAGCTTTTTCTCGATTAAAGTCACACTTCAGTTTATAGATCAATTAGCGATGGTTGTACAAAATTATACTAACATAATGGCTAATAGAGAATGGGTTTCATCAAAAAATAGCCGCATTAgtggagagaagaaaacaagagaacTCAATAACTAACCTGCAGCATAAATGTCACTACTATTACAGCTATGAATAGTGTGGCAGTCTCAAAGAGTTGAAAGTTCAGGTCCATTGATTTCCCCATCAACCACCCAACAACAACACAGAAGGGTATCTGTAATTAtcaacaaagaaagatgtcatgGACACAAAGATTAGATCGCGGCAAGTCCTgcaaatataaaatttagaaGTTTAATAATGAGAATTATGATATATATTACTATGGAGGAAGTACCATAAACATTGATATTTGCGTAGATGATCCAATTGCCACTCCAATTGTAATGTCCTGTAAAAAGTTAGCAGGTGGAATCAAAAGgcagcaaaataaaataaaataaaacaaacatttttcaagcAAACTTACAAGCTTATCCTTCACTGCAAACATTATAGCGCTTGCATGCTCTGCCGCATTTCCCACAATTGGAAGAAGGATGACACTGATGAATGCAACAGGAATGTTCAATGCATCAGATGCTCCCtggaaagaggaagaaaggctTTCAAATTGATGAATGAATCTTCTGGCAAATGAAAACATCACACCAAACTCCACATGATTGTGGTCAATGACTTCCTCTGGTCCAATGAGCACCAAATGAGTCTGTGAGAGCTCGGGCTAAAATCAAATGCAAAGACAAAATGCTAATCCAGGGGTTAAGTTTTGCTAAACTTGCCTTCTAGCACTGCAAAAATAGCTAGACAGCTTTGTGAGCTCTGCCCTCCCTCCTAGACTAGTCTATGCAATGATTTAATCCTTAGCGTCAGATTGAGTGATGACCTATATCCTACTGCCCCAGATATAAAGATAATCCACCTCctccacaaaataaatgagatgACACGATAAGTGCGAGTAGCATTAGAGGCCCATCAAAGACGATACCTCTATTGCATCTACTAGGTAGCCAGACAATACAGACACCGAGAGGGTCAAAACAGCTAGCCAACCAATTGCTTCCCACTGGGTTATTTCAGCactctcttcttcctcagaacCTTCTTCAGTGACTCCTTCCTGTCACAAAGGCAAGGAATAATGACAATTAGGTTCTCTTTCACTTGAAAGTTCAGTAGAAAGTGATTTAAGTTAATAACACTACAAAAACCGTAACAGTCAAGTACATGCCGAATTATCCTGAAAGATTAGAAAAGAGACTGACCTCATCAACATCGCGATTGGGGTTGGGTAAACTGGATTGATGTTTTAGCTGGAAAAAGATATAGCTTGCATATGCAACGAGCATGATGCAGCTGCTAAACCTTGACAGAGCAAGCTCTGACTTTCCAGCGTGAACCTCAGTGTGCGTGAAGTGAAGAACAGCTGGAAACATTATTCCCATTACTGCCATCAAGAGCAATCCAGAGTTCACCGAGGCAGTAGCCTGTTGCAAAGGTAATCCCCTTAACTTCAAACTTGGAGCATCAAACCAACAAGGCATCTATTCTCAACTTTGACATAGAAAAACAGAGCAGCACCTGAGATCTACCTGATTGAACTCTTGAACCTTATTATAGTGTACAATCCCACCAGTGAAGAAGGAACATCCAAGTACTAAAAGCATGTTAGATAAAATAGAGCCGAGCAATGATTGTTGAACGATCCTTATCATTCCATTCTTCAATGcataaattgatataatcaaTTCCGTGGCATTTCCAAATGTGGCATTCAGAAGACCTCCAACTGCAAAATTGCAATAGTTCTCATAAAGATCTAGAAAAAGGATGGAGGTCAATCACACTACAGCTTACATAAATGCCAAAATATCACGGTCTGAAGTCACGCATATTATCACTCTTCATCAAAAATGTTCAATGGCTCATTATCAGATATACTTTCTATATCCTTATCTTTACATTCACATTTAAGTATTACTAAATATATGCAAAATATGCAAGTATATGTATTACACACGCATAAGTGTGTGACAATCAAAGAAATGGTTCATCAAACTACAATAAGACCCAAAGGCAGTCTATATATTTTACAGCACCAACAATTGACAACCTAATATACACCCGGATCAATTCCGAAACACACAGCTTTTAGATGGAAATATCACAAAAGTACTGTAACAAGCGATAAAGACAGCTCTAGTACTTGTAGGTCCCGTGTAGAAtgcaagctgcctgcaaaaatgACAGTGAACGGCTTATAAGCATCACCAAAAGCTAAGAGTGGCAAAAGAGCCATTCAATGCTATTTACTACTTCATGTAATTAGTGATCCTTACTCAGTTGCATAGCCCAACCGCTCTGCAAGAGGTGTGATGCCTAGCATACTTAAGAAGAAGACCAGAACCTACATCAAATGAAGTAACTTGAGATTCAATTTCAAGACCGAGATCATCTTGGATTTTACTGGGAAGCGcgttttgttttcaaaaaagatAAGAGGCATCTATAAACGAGCATCAGAAGTTTAGGACAAAGTAAAGATGGTCAGAGCTCTGCTTACATGATTTCTGGTGAGGTAATGTAGCAGTATGGCCAATGGGCCAAAAGGTAGCAATACATTTATCTTTGCTGTCATCAACACAATATAGATGCTTCTGAGTGGGCTGATCCTTGATTGCTTGTGAATCCATGAGTTCGCAAAACCTCTGTGTGATGTTAAACGGACTTTCTCAAAATCTAATGGGTGAACTTTGCTGCCATTTGGAGATGAAGTAAAAGGGATTTCCTCTTCAGAATCAAGGTCAATTCTCTCCTCCATGGGTCCCATCTGCAAGCACAGAATAATCATGAGAATTCTCGAAAATTAAGCTCCAGCACTGAAGTTAGAGATTTCAGCTATATATTCAAGGGCATCATCTGAACCATGTTCAATCTAATAATATATTCCCCACGATATGGCATCATCAAGATGCATTTAAGCCAACTTTTCCAAAGTTCCTACAATGGTATGTCAAACGGCAGAAAAGCTATAAATAGGAGCAAGCACTCGATAAAGATAAATTTGCCGGCCGTCATATGTTATCGTTCAAGCCAAAGCTTCGACTTCTGCCAGGGGAAACAAATTGAGGTATGTTTAGCTGGCTACCAAAAGCCACAGGATCCACACGAATACAACTTGCCACAACAAAAGAGGTCCATGATGACTCCTTGCTGCAAAATCCAACTGAGTAATCTTCTCCTGACTATACATGTGTCCTGCTTGAACTATTAGAGATGCCACAAATGGAGGGTTGGCTGTTGATATAAATATGTTGGGCACCGGGCAAGACATTTAACCATTATTAATCCCCACCTTTGCTATTCCGAATATTGAACCTCCTCTTGAACTCGACATCACTCTCTTTTAAAGGACAGTATTATTCACAAGCAGATGTGAGATTTGCAAATCCTCCTCACACCATCTTAGCCAAGATGTGCAATCACGGCACCATAACTGCTGCCCGTTTTTCCTACCACTCTGTTGAGCTCAAGAACCCCCGCGACTAAGGGTCATTAGCTAAAGGCTCGGTTAACTaggaaaggaaaacaagaacCCTTCTCAACTTACAAACCCAGACAACAGACGAAATCGGGTTCCCTTCCTATGCCAAGTGGCACGACTTGAGCACTCCACCATCCAATCAGACGTTGAAATTCTCAGCAAATTAATGCCTCATTTTCAAGATCCTTAAAATGGCCACACGCTGGGAACACGAGGAAGCTCATTGAACTCACAACACGTGCGTCAACAGTCGCGAGACGAGTCGTACGACACCATAactgaaaggaaaaggaaaggccTTTCATGCCAAGATACggacaaacaaaagaagaagaagaaaaacccgGAAACCGCTAGCTCGCGCTCGAGGGCGGCAAACGTACCCGCTCCAAATCGACCGAAAGCAGACGAAAAAAAACACACCCACATAAACAAGCTAACGAGTAATTTCTCCACAGAGAGACCCACCTTTTGCGTTTGAACaaggacgagagagagagagagagagagagagggggctgGGGAGATCAAGAAGCGAATCCACAGGGCATCAAGCTGCACGGCACAAATGGGGGCCCGTAACTGAgcaagaagatgaaggaggagaagaaggagatgggGTTTCTACAAAGGGCAGTTCCAGCCTGCAAGATTGACAATGCCGCAACATCTGCATCGATGTCAATCTTGGCCCAAACATTCGACGAATTTTTCCGATTTTTTTCCGACTGTTGCAGGCGAGGAAGTGGGTTCGAGTCGAAAAAGGAAACTTCCAGGAAGCATCCTCCGTCTGctatccactctctctctctctctctctctctctatctcgctGTTCCACTAATAATTGTTTTGGCTTTAATGTTTTGTCATTACGAAGCCGCACGCAAGCCCGGAACGGCGACCGGCGAGTGGGGCTCCACCACTCATTCTAAGAGCAGCAAGTACAGCGCAATCATAATTCCCAAATTCACGAGATCGTGATTTCTCCCCCCCACTGGATTCGGCCTGGTTCCGATTCCGGACAGCTCAGACATGCGACGTGATCCGATGAGCAGAGCCCTTCcgcaatgccaaaaaaaaagagagaaaaatgatgCAGAGGGGGCGGCTTCGTTCGGACAAGGTGAATTTGTGTCGAAAGTTCCTTAAAGCCTTCGTGAGCGGCGTCAAAATTGGCGAGTTCTCTCAAAGCCCGTGGACTTGTCTGAGCCGCCTTCTAATTTCGTCAAACTTTCCCTCATTTTCACACAAAAAAGATGGCAACTTAAATAGCCTCCAAATTCTGTCATAATATGTAATCTCATAATATGTAatctcatttttaaaattttaattgatttaatgtGATATTTTAAACTACAATCTAATGCACAACGTcgtatttaaatttttaacttgaTCAATGTGAATTGTTACGGACTATATTAgatatattaaaagtttaagaatcatattaaacaaattaaaatttcaaaacgaATTTATACATTATATTAAAGTTTGGGGtctacattaaaaaataaataaaaatttagaggTGATATTGTACGttaaatcaaaagttcaaaaacaacttgtttcattttcccttttcacgACAAgtcaagaaaattaaaaagaaaaaaattgggttttctttttcttaaaagacAAGCAATGTACCCGGAATAACATACACGAGACAGCCATGATTTTGATGGGGGGCAATCGGAAAATGTCAGCCTCAAAGATATTTTTGTTGTGGGGTCTGGGAAGATATCAATATCATCCAAGCAAAATGGGCGAGGCTTGGGCTTTCGTGACTGGGTTCCGTTTCCATAGTTTATTGTACGGTACTTGGGCTTCTGGCCCAAGACGCCCCCAACGATTCCTCACTTTGATACTCGGATGTATCCAGAGCTTGTTCATTTTTAACCATCTTTCAGATCCAATCCTCTTCCAACGGATCATCTCTCCGATGCTCCGTCCCTCATCTTTCCCGATGTTCGCGCCACGTTTTCGTCAATGGAGAGAGAGACCCATGAACTGTGCGTCAccaattttgtgaaatttcaattcaacttCATACGCAAGTTTACATATCGATACCATGACAAAGTTACAAGTCGCTCCATGCAATTGCTATGGCTACAGCTTAAACATCGACCGTGGCCATTAGGCAGCACATGAGGATCATGAATCATCTCATCTCATCGTCTATTTGTCGAAAGATGCTTTACTCAATAGCTCGCTGCTTGGGCTGGTGACCTTTCGCGCACTCCAGCAAGCTGGAAGTAAGAATTACTCCGTCCCTTTCGTGCTTCAGCCATATCTGCACTGCTTACATAAAGAGGGAGATTCTGAAGAGCGATTCCTCCCTAAATGGACCATCTCGCACCTTGCCGTTATCTCCTTGAGTTCCACTTTGATCATGTAACTTCCTTATATGATTCTCAGTGGGGTTCATCTCTTTTATCTATCATATAAGTTTTCCCCTAATGACCAGTCTTATGAGCATTATTACCCAGAGAATATTAAACGTGCATGCGAGGCGCCGGTTGGAGTTGCTGTCCGGATTGAATACAAGGATTTTGACTCGAACTAAAATGCATGATCTGTCTCCTGCCTGGACAAATCATCCAAGATCCAACATGCAGGACCATCTGGTATTGTCCTAAAATACAGGGATCCAAAGGTGATGAAAACGTGATGAGTTCCAGATTCAAAGAGATCTCTACATGGGATCGCGCCGATCCTTCAAGATCCTCAAcaccaaaattcatcaaaaatccTATAAATCTCCCCACAAATCCTCCACCACTCATTCTGTAAGCCTCATGCTTACAGCTAAACCATGCGAAACCGAGAGGAAAAAAAACTCAAGACattttcatgattcttttatgTGACAAATGAGCATTGCCTCTTATAGCAATGTCGTTGGATGTCATGTGTCATCCTATCGAAATCAGTCGCTAATCGATTCTGATTCCCCAATAATTCTTGCCCCCCCCCAAAAATAGATAGAAACTCTACGATCTACACCGACACCCAAATCCAAAACCTTATAATAGAAACCAAGGCAAATTCGAAATTTCTATGTcccaaagaaggaagaaagagggagaTGATGACAGAGGCCCTCCAATGTCTGGTGCATCAGAGCGTGCGGGGCGGAGGCATCAGCCGATGCAGGTTGGGCTGGTCGCCGCCGTTCCGGGAGACGAACGGGTGCCTCAGCAGCTTCTCCGCCGTCCACCTCCTCGACGGGACCCTCTGCAGGCAGCACGCCACGAAATGCCTGAACTCCGGCGACGCGGTGGGCGGCGCCTGCGGCGGCTCCGCCATGCATATGGCGCAGAAGAGGCTGGACCAGTCGCCGGCGACCCCGAAGGGGAACCTGCCCAGGTAGACCTCCAGCACGCTGACGCCGAGGCTCCAGATGTCCCCGGCGTAGGCGTCGTAGGAGCCCTTGTTGATGTCGGTGTCGATCCGCTCGGGGCTCATGTACGCGATGGTGCCGACGGCGGAATTGCAGTCCATGGTCTGCGACAGCGCCCGGCTCACCCCGAAATCGGCGATCTTGACCTCGTTCCTGGAGTTGATCAACAAATTGGAGGGCTTGATGTCGCGATGCACGATCTTGCGGGCGTGCAGGTAATGGAGGCCCTTGAGGATTTGGTAGGTGATGCCGGAAAGGCGGTGCTCGTCGCTTATGTGGGCCCCGTGGAGGGAGCCGCCGTCCATGTACTCGAGAAGCACGTGGATCTCGCCGGCGGAGGTGCCGTGGCGGTCGGACATGTTGTGGCAGCGGACGACGTTGGGGTCGTCGACTTCGCTGAGGATCTGGACTTCCCGGCGGATCTGGAGGAGGACGCTCTCCTCGTGGTGGTCCCCGTGGATTACCTTGAGGGCGTAGAGGCGGCCGGTGGGGCGGTGGACGACCTTATAGACCGTGCCGCCGTTGCCGCTGCCGATCCGGCTGAGGCGGTCGAGTTCGGAGAAGTCGAGCGGGCgggggcgggcggcggcggcggcggaggtggagggggcggcggcggcggcggagggcggGGGAGGGAGCGGGAGCGGGACGGCGAGGTTGGTGTCGCGCTGCGGGAGCGGGAGCGTCAGGTCCGTCCGCCGCCGAGACCGGTGGCCAGGCCGGCCGGAGCCGGAACCAGAGctggagccggagccggagctaGAGCCGGAGCCGAAGCCGGAGCCGGAGACGGAGCCGGACGGCGGGGGATGGACGGGGGTCATGACTTGGGCAGCGACGGCGGTCTCGATGGGAATCCTGAGGCCTTGCTTTCCTCCTCGCTTCTCGTCCGTCCGCGTGTCTCCCTCTAGTTCGAGCTTTTATGATGGAAACGGAATGAAGTCAAAACGAGGGAGAGCCCTGCTGCTCTATTTATACTTATACACCCACCGTACTTCCTCCCCACTCTCTCTTATCCTATGCACAAGGCTAAGCACGAGTCCGTAGAAAAGTCAAACGCACGAGATTTACTTCCCCATTTCCCccattttctcctctctctctctctctctctcccttttcttttttttaactttcttctAGGCTCGAACCATAAGAAAAGGGTTTGATCCGATTTCACTAAGGATTGCGTGACACTCTAAAagtcataaataattattattcatATTTCAAGGGCTATTATGCTAATAAGGCTCTTTATAAAAGTACAATCGAGAGCGGTACAAGAAGAACGAGAAGAGAAGGAGGTGGGGGCTGGGGAGGACGCGGTTCAACGGGGGCGGGGGGGGGGGTGGCGTGCTTGAAACGGGGAGAGTCAAgggctcctcctccttcgtaTATGTCATTCGTTATTCCCAACATCCACGTACGTTGGACAGAATCTATTTGTCGATATGGTAACATCGGAGTCTGGGGGGATCGATAGAAACAGGGGTACAGCTGGACAATACGGAGAAAGCGTGGATGATGTGTCTAGTTTGATTTGGGTAAAAAGCTAAAGACCTTCTGCCAgatctttttctgtttttttaccCACCCCAAaaagtcttctttttttttctttttctctcaccgCCCGCGGGATCACAATGATTGGAGGGGGGCTGAAAGATGGGAGGACGTTGTCAAACTTCGGCAAAATatagagaggaaggaggaggaggtggtcaATCGGGCAGCAGGCATAAAAAACTGTGATGATGGGGGAGGAGAGACGGGGTCAAAATTCCAAAGGGTCGGCCCGGCCTCCCCTCGCGGAGGACGTGCACCGCGTGGATGTGGGTTTGACGTTGGCGTTTTCCTCTTCCACCCGCGGAAGCCCCCCGAAGGTCTTGAAGTCCGGTGCGCCTTTCCGACCACGAGTCTCCCCCGATTAGTGAATTATCTATTCACGTCAATACATGGGAATTACGATGTAGTGGAAATTGACTCGGTCTCGTGTCCTAAAAACCACGTACCAGTTTGATTCTGTCCATTGTATTTGCAAACCCCCTCGACCCATGTACCTCTTTGGAATAAGTAACAAATTAGCTTATCCACCCTCGATTTTGTGGATTCCCAAATTTAACCTAGATTTTAACATGAGGTGATATAGATGAAAACGCCGTCATTTGCCATCTAAGGGCACCCCATGGACTTCACCCCAACCATATTCACAAGAGATTCCGGAATCGCAAGCTGCTTGAGGCCTAAAAAATTCTACGCATGGTGTTTTCTAAGTACCAAATGAAGGGTGAGCAACTTTTTGAACCTCCGATTAGTTTTTGCTAAATGTGGCACAACGATGATTCCATTTTTGAGTAAACCTGTTCGTAAATAAGGTGAACCTAAATTGCCATGATCCCTTGTTAGTCACTTTTCCCTATTACAATTGAGGCCTATTCCCATTTAATCTATGGCTCAAGTGGTTCATTGACCATGCCTGATTTATGGATTGACATGacatgatttgttttttttttt of the Eucalyptus grandis isolate ANBG69807.140 chromosome 10, ASM1654582v1, whole genome shotgun sequence genome contains:
- the LOC104423254 gene encoding vacuolar cation/proton exchanger 3 isoform X2, yielding MSSSRGGSIFGIAKMGPMEERIDLDSEEEIPFTSSPNGSKVHPLDFEKVRLTSHRGFANSWIHKQSRISPLRSIYIVLMTAKINVLLPFGPLAILLHYLTRNHVLVFFLSMLGITPLAERLGYATEQLAFYTGPTIGGLLNATFGNATELIISIYALKNGMIRIVQQSLLGSILSNMLLVLGCSFFTGGIVHYNKVQEFNQATASVNSGLLLMAVMGIMFPAVLHFTHTEVHAGKSELALSRFSSCIMLVAYASYIFFQLKHQSSLPNPNRDVDEEGVTEEGSEEEESAEITQWEAIGWLAVLTLSVSVLSGYLVDAIEGASDALNIPVAFISVILLPIVGNAAEHASAIMFAVKDKLDITIGVAIGSSTQISMFMIPFCVVVGWLMGKSMDLNFQLFETATLFIAVIVVTFMLQEGKSNYLKGLMLILCYLIVAASFFVHVDPSTDDD
- the LOC104423255 gene encoding mitogen-activated protein kinase kinase 5-like; the encoded protein is MTPVHPPPSGSVSGSGFGSGSSSGSGSSSGSGSGRPGHRSRRRTDLTLPLPQRDTNLAVPLPLPPPPSAAAAAPSTSAAAAARPRPLDFSELDRLSRIGSGNGGTVYKVVHRPTGRLYALKVIHGDHHEESVLLQIRREVQILSEVDDPNVVRCHNMSDRHGTSAGEIHVLLEYMDGGSLHGAHISDEHRLSGITYQILKGLHYLHARKIVHRDIKPSNLLINSRNEVKIADFGVSRALSQTMDCNSAVGTIAYMSPERIDTDINKGSYDAYAGDIWSLGVSVLEVYLGRFPFGVAGDWSSLFCAICMAEPPQAPPTASPEFRHFVACCLQRVPSRRWTAEKLLRHPFVSRNGGDQPNLHRLMPPPRTL
- the LOC104423254 gene encoding vacuolar cation/proton exchanger 3 isoform X1, giving the protein MVECSSRATWHRKGTRFRLLSGFMGPMEERIDLDSEEEIPFTSSPNGSKVHPLDFEKVRLTSHRGFANSWIHKQSRISPLRSIYIVLMTAKINVLLPFGPLAILLHYLTRNHVLVFFLSMLGITPLAERLGYATEQLAFYTGPTIGGLLNATFGNATELIISIYALKNGMIRIVQQSLLGSILSNMLLVLGCSFFTGGIVHYNKVQEFNQATASVNSGLLLMAVMGIMFPAVLHFTHTEVHAGKSELALSRFSSCIMLVAYASYIFFQLKHQSSLPNPNRDVDEEGVTEEGSEEEESAEITQWEAIGWLAVLTLSVSVLSGYLVDAIEGASDALNIPVAFISVILLPIVGNAAEHASAIMFAVKDKLDITIGVAIGSSTQISMFMIPFCVVVGWLMGKSMDLNFQLFETATLFIAVIVVTFMLQEGKSNYLKGLMLILCYLIVAASFFVHVDPSTDDD
- the LOC104423254 gene encoding vacuolar cation/proton exchanger 3 isoform X3, yielding MGPMEERIDLDSEEEIPFTSSPNGSKVHPLDFEKVRLTSHRGFANSWIHKQSRISPLRSIYIVLMTAKINVLLPFGPLAILLHYLTRNHVLVFFLSMLGITPLAERLGYATEQLAFYTGPTIGGLLNATFGNATELIISIYALKNGMIRIVQQSLLGSILSNMLLVLGCSFFTGGIVHYNKVQEFNQATASVNSGLLLMAVMGIMFPAVLHFTHTEVHAGKSELALSRFSSCIMLVAYASYIFFQLKHQSSLPNPNRDVDEEGVTEEGSEEEESAEITQWEAIGWLAVLTLSVSVLSGYLVDAIEGASDALNIPVAFISVILLPIVGNAAEHASAIMFAVKDKLDITIGVAIGSSTQISMFMIPFCVVVGWLMGKSMDLNFQLFETATLFIAVIVVTFMLQEGKSNYLKGLMLILCYLIVAASFFVHVDPSTDDD